In Verrucomicrobiota bacterium, the DNA window ATTGGAGCAAGTGAGAAAAATCTCCGCGCGCTGCGGTCTGGTTCACATTTTTGACCGCCGGGGCCGTGTTTGTAATTTCTGCACGAACGGAAAGACCAAGGAACAGAAAGTGAGCGACGACAAAGATAAGCAAACAGAGCGGGTATGGAGTGAGATCGGGGGAGCACACGCGCCCTCGCGTGTTTCGACCGGCGCCTCGCCGGTCGAAATGAACGGGTCGATCTATGCCATGTTGATGGTTCCCTCGATTGAAACAACGTGGTCGGCGAGGGCGCCAACCACAGCACGCGAGGGCGCGTGCGCTCCCCAACGCGACTGGATACCGCAGATTGAAAATCTGCGCCACTTTGGCAGCGAACCGTTGCGCTTTACCGCTCATAAATCGGGAGAAACCGGTAATTCAAAGCCAGCGAAAGGAGGGATGCCGACGTCGCAAACGTCGGACCGAACTGGCCGTCCCAACTTCCATCAGGATTCTGCGTCGAAGCGAGCGTCTTGATGTTTCTTCGGTTCCAGGTTTGCCACTGCTCCGGCGAAATGTGAAAGAAAGCCTGCGACGCGTAGTAAAGGTAGTAATGGTAATAGCTCGATTCCAACGGGGCGTTCTTCAGGAAATTCGACGCGGCCTGGAACGCTTTCGAATTCTTGTCCTTCGCCAGCGCCAGGATCACGCAGCCAATGGCGGTGCGCGCGGCGTTGGCCGAAGTCCCGGCCGTGTAGCCGTAGCCGCCGTCCGACGTCTGGCAATTCGAGAAGAAGCTCAGCCCCTTTTTGATCGCCGCTTCCGGCACGTTGATCCCGGCGTTGCGCGCCGCGAACAACGCCACCATTTGCGCGCCGCTCACGGTGGTGTCGGCATCGGTGCTTTCCGGAGAATAACGCCAGGCGCCGAACGGATTTTTGGCCTGCGAATTCAGAATCAAGCTGACCGCCTTCTCCAGGGCCGGGCCCAGCCGGGGATCATCCACAGCGCCGTAAGCTTCCGCGAGCGCCAGGCATGCGAAACCGTGATTGTACATCGACCGGCCGATGTATCCGGTCTGCTGGTTCATCTGTTTCAGAATGAAGTCGAGACCTCGGCCGATCGAACTCTGATACGGGCCGAAATTCGGATCGTCGCCGTGGGCCAGCATGCTGAGCACGGCCAGCCCCACGACGGCCGGCTCGCTTCCGTAAGAGCGGTCCGGCCAGTGGCCCTCGGTATTCTGGCTGCGCGCCAGATATTGCATGCCTTTCACGTACATCCGCTCCACTTCCATCGGCGTGTTATCCGATTTCTCGATGAACAGCTCCTGGGCGCACAGTGACGAGGAGAGCAAAACCAACGCGATCGCAAGCGTAGCGCAGATTTGTAATCTGCCGTATCGCGGAATTGCATTCCGCACGGGCTCGACAAGTTCCAGGGCTCTGGAACTCGCCGACGCGCCGCCGATTGCAAATCGGCGATACGGCAGAGTGCAACTCTGCGCTAGAGCGGAAGGCCCGCTAAACCGGGATGGACTCACCCTACCGGGTTCATGGGCCATATCTGGAATTCGACCTTGCAGGAGGCGGGCGAGTTCAATTCGCTTCTTTTTCGAGGGCATTGAAATAGTTCTCCAGCGCTTCACGGAATTCCGTGGGCAGATTCTCCATGAGACTGCTCGTCTTGTTCACGCCTCGGGCATCCGGACTCTTGCCTTGCGCATCGCCTTGGAGCGGGCCGGCCGGTTGCTGCGTGTTGCCCCCCATCGTGCTGCGGCCTGGATTGCGGCTCATGCTCATGCCGGTGGTCTGGCGGCTTTCCGGGGACATCATTTGCAGCAGGAACGCCATCTCCTCACTGGCGTTGCTCTGCGAACTTCCGCCGCGTTGGATTTGTTCGTTGATCAAATTGATGACGTCGGAAAGCGTCTCGACCGTTTTGGTCTCCGATTGCACCGTCAAGGCGTCCGTCTGAGGCACTCCCAGCAGCGCTTCCGCGCCTTGCATCGCATCGAAGATCTCGCTGAGCGGCTCCTCCAGCGGGGGGAACGGATTCTCCAGTTGCATTTGCGTGAGCTTCTTCAGGAGCTGGCGTTGTCCGGCGTACAGCGCCTGGGCGCCGTCCTGATATACCGCCGTGTCCTCCTTCCGGGTTTCAAGCAGTTCGGTCCGCTCGCGGAGGTTGATCTCGCTTTCCCGCATCCGGAGCAAACTCAAGAGCTGCTGAATCAGAAAATTCGCCAGGTCGTTCGCCTGCCCGCCGCCGCCGCCGCCCGCCCCGCCGGCGGAACTGCTCTTGGGTTCGAGCAATTCGGCCCAGGCGTTGAACTGGCTGGACCAGCGGCCAAGCTGCTGAATCGCTTCCATGGAAATGTTCTCGGCGATCAACCCGCGGACTTTGTCCAGCTCATCGGTCGTTTTGGCTTCGGTCATTTCTTTGCTGACCTGGCCGTAATTCGGCTCCCGGGTGCGCTCGAAAAACCGGCTGATCTCGCCCTGCAGCGTTTTCGTCTCTTCCTCCGCGCGCGATTGGAACGTGGCGAGATTCGTGTTCGCGCGCTGATACGGCGCGGGAAGATCTTTCGGCAACAGTCCGATCGTGACCGTGAGATTCTTGTGCAAGCGGCTTTCGATTTCCTTCTGTTCCGTGCCCAGCTTGCGGAGCCGCTGCGCCAGTGTCATGGCTTGAAGGTCGTCGAGTTTCTTATTGACCATTTGCTGCATTTTCTGGAGCGCCTCCAGGATTTCCTCTTCTTTTTCCAGCGCTTTGGCGAGGTTCTCCTCCCGCGATTTTGGATTTTGCTGGGCGGCCTTCATGGACTCCGCCGCCTGCGGCATCTTGTCCTGCGTCAGGCCCTGCATTTGTTGGACGGTGTCCGCCCACTCGCGCAGGGTTTGTTCCGGAAGGAGCGGATTGCGGAAGGCTTCCTGCAACATCTGGGTTCCCTCCCGGGAAAGCTGTTCCAGGTTGGCTTTGTTTTGCGCCTGGTCCTCCAGCGTGTCCGCAATTTGATCCGACGCTTTGTCCTCGGCGAGCTTGTCTTTGGGCAGATCCTTCAGCTCGCGGGTTTCATCGACGATCTTTTCTTCCAGGCGCGTGACTTCTTCGAGCCGTCCGAGCAGGGACTCGAATTTTTGCCGCACCATCTCGGCGTGCTGTTCGTTGCCCACGACATAAATCCGATAGACCGGCGATTCCGTGGGTTCGCGGTCCGGGAAAAAATCCTTCGCATACGCGCGGAGTTCAACCAGCGAGCCGGCCGGGATCTTCAGCAAGGCCGGATTGAATTTGAACGCGCGCTCCAGCTTCTTTTCCTGCGCGGAAGCTGCTACATATTTGAACGGTGTGGCGGAAGGGCTGTTGGTCGGTTGCCAATCTGAAATCAGGTTCCAAGTCAACCCAAGTTCCCGCACCCCGTAATCGTCCTGCGCGACCGCTTTCAACGGGACCACCTCCGTTTCCAGCACCGCCACTTCCCGATTCATTTCCGGCAACTCCGGCAATGGCGGTAAATCTTTTTGGCTTTGCACGGAGAGCCGCCACGGCGCCGCGGTCTCCAAGCCCAGTTCATCCTGCCAGGTGAACGAACAGTGGAACGCGCCGTCGAGGTTCACGGGCTGGCTCGCAAACGCGTCGCCTTGCACGGCGAGACGCTGCGGATCGCTGCTTTCCACGGCCAGCTCCGCGCTTTGGAGGCCGCGCGTGATTTTGCCCTGAAAAGAAACCTGGCTCCCTTCGAGGACGGTGAGCGAACCGCTGCGGATGTTCTCGGTCAGCGCTGGATACTTCAGGTAGGCGGGGAGATCGATGCGCGCGATCAGATCTTTCAAGGACGGCCGATGCGTCGGCTCGACCGGCACTTCGCGCCGCGCGTCGCCAACCCGGACGCTCAGGCGTCCCGGCTGAACCTGGCCAGGGATTTTCAGTTGCACGCGCTCGTCTTGAACCAGCGTCTTGATCGCCGGCTGCCGCTCGTACTGGCCTTGCGCGCGGGCCGGGTGCCAGAACGACCGGTACTCGACGGCGGAAACCACCTCGAACGGCTCGCCGTGCGGCACGATTTGTTTCGCGGGCAACCCGGCGATATTCACGAGCGTGTAGCGCTCGATGGCGGCCCAGGGCGTGGCCCAACGTTGAAAGGCATTCCAACTCGCGCGCGGCACCGCCGCCGCCGGCAACAGCGCCAGCACGAATAGCCCGAGAGCCGTCGCCGCCTGAACCTTCGCGGGCCGAAGGCTGACCGCTTCTTGAAAATCGAACTTCCTCGCGTCCTCGGCGACCTGCTGAATCGCGGCCCGATACAGCGCCGGAGAAAAATGCGGCGGGCGCTCTTTTTCATCCGCCAATTCCACGATGCCGAGCAACCGATCACCCAGACGCCGGTATTTCTGCTGGACCAGAATCGAGAGCGCCTTCAAATCCCGGCGCTTGAAAACCCAGCGGAGGCTCCACCGCGCGATTCCGGCCAGCGCGATGCCCAGGCCGATCAGGCTTACTGCAATTCGCGACGCGATGGCGGTGTCCCAAATGCGATCCGAGAGGAAGAGGAGCAGATAAGAGAACCCCAGCCCGCTCAAAGCGAGGCACACAGCGACGGTCGTTTCCACCTTCCAGAGGCGCTGTTCCAACTCGGAAAACCGGCGGCGCACGTCGTCCGGCAGGCTCACGGAAATCTGGTTCTCGACATCAGCCATGTTTTGTCGCAAGTGCGCTATACCATGCCTGTTAATCGTCCTTCCGTCCAATAAATCCTCTTGGGCCGCAGTGGGAAGAGCGGGAAGGGTGAGCCTTTTCATGGTCGGCTGATACCTTGGATCCTGCTTGGTCACGGCTTGCCGGATGAACGCCGTCGGCTCTTGTGGAATCCAACACGGCATGAAGAAGGCGCGCCGATTTCGTTAGGAGTGGATTGCTTGCAATTCTGAAGGATGCTGGACTGAGATCATGATCAGAATGAATAGAGGCTGGCGCTACGCATTTTGGCTGGTCCTGGTTGTCGCTGTCGTCTGGGCCAGCTTCTGGCTCCTCGCTCCACGCGAACCGCGCTATGAGGGCAACCGATGCGTCGGTGGTTCCGCGAACTCAGGCTAGGCTGTGAAGGACAAAGCCATGAGGTTCGCAAAGCCGCCGCCCAAGCACTGGGGGACATAGGCGTCGAAGCCGCCTCGGCCAAGTCTGCCTTGAGCAAGGCCACGAGAGACGAATTCCCTTCCGTTCGCGAAGCGGCGTTCCGGGCGCTCGGACGAGTAGTCCGCGAAGAAACGCCGGCCAGAGCAAAAACAAAAAACCCCTTCCGCACAGGCGCGGAAGGGGTGTTAGCAGCGGATTCGCGCTTAGAATTTATATACGATGTTTGCCGCCAGCGTGATGGCGTTCTTGTCCGACACGCCAAATGGCCGGGCGCCGCCGAGGCCGTGGTCCCAGCGCAGTTCCGCGCGAGACAGGACGTTCGCCCAGAGCGAATAATCCACCGTGGCCGTGACCGCGAGCAACTCGTTATGAGAGCCCGCCGCCTGGCCAGCGCCGGCTGACGCATACCAGGTTCCGTCGTCGGCATTGGTGTAATCAACCCGCCCGTTCAGCTTCAGTTTTTCCGTGCACTGATAGGAGAGGTAGCCGGCCACGGCATAGGCGCGGTCGCCACCCACGCCGCCGGTCCCGAAGTCCTCACGATAATCATACGCAGCGCCAAGCGAGAGCCCTTCGATGGGCAGCGGCACCGTGGCGCCAGCGTAGTAGAGCGTGGTGTCGTGCGGTCCGCCGGCCAGCCCATCAATGGCGGCGCCATAGATCGAGGCGCCGGAAAGGAATCCAAAACTTTCCGGCAACGTGATCGTGATCGAGCCCATGTAGGTCTTCTCGGTTTCATCCGCGGCAACCCCGGCTCGCGTCGGGCGCGCATTGATCCCGGCAGTCCAGGTGTTCGCGACACATGCCGCCAGGCTCAGCCAGTCCGAAGCTTTGTAACCCGCGTGGATGCCTGTGTGTTGAGTGGGCTCCAGTTGCCACCCGTACGACCGGCTGTAGTTCGGATTGTTCGGGCCTTCGAAGACTTCATAGCCGACGACTGTGGAGAACGTGCCGATCTTGAAGTCGATCCCGTTTCCGACAGGCGCTCGCAAGGCCACGTACGCGTCCTTCACGGTGACGTCATCGCCAAGTTCCAGAGGACTGTTGTTGTAACCGACCGCGTCGGGTCCGAAGAGCAGTCCCACTTGGTAGCCAGCCGACCACTGGCCCTCATCGAGTGGCTTCTCCAACTGCAGCTTGACAACGTTGAGGTTGAAGCCGTCCATCTTGCTCGTGCCATCGAAGGCACGGCCAGGGAACGGCGCGTTGCCGCGGCCGAACTTCCAGATGGCGGAGGTATCGACGTAGCCGCTCAAGGTCGTTTGCGACAGCGCGGTCATGACTTGTTGCGCGGCTTCTTCCGCCTGGACGAGCGTGCCCAAGCTGACCAAGCCGGCACCCGCCAGGGCGAGAGTCCATGGATTCGGTTGAACCCTGGATCTGGCTTGCTTCAACGGACTATTTATTTCTGTGCATTTCTTCATGGTGTTTTTTTGGTTTGTTCTTACGTGTTGTTGGTTCTGAGCTTTTACGCGTTTAAGGTTTGTGGTTGTGACCACCGACTTACCAGCCCGGAGGAAAGGCCGGCAAAGCTAAAGCCCGGCAGCAAGGATCGCATCGTTCATGAGCGCATGAATCTGCAACCCCGGCTGCCGAGGCACGCAACACATCGCATCGTCGCACCGGAACGAGCAGTCCAGGTGCCATGCATTGATCACGGCGGTACATCATAGGGTTCCAGGCATTCTTGCGCCAAAACCGCGTCATTAAATACACCTCGCCACGATTGAAATAGCCACGGTGCGCAAATTTCAACAGCGAGTAGCTGACAAGGTAGGCGCCGCTTCGACTCGGAACGAGGCGAATTTGTAGGCGGAAGCCTGAAAGACTGCAACAACTTTGTTTGCGCCCTGAACCACGGATAACCACGGATACCACGGATAATTTTTCTCAACCACGAGTGGACACCAATGCCAATGAAGGCAAGGGTTTCACGAGATGCCGCGCCACGGCCATATCTCTCAGATTTCTAACCACGGATGAACACGGATAGACACGGATTTAAATTGCTTCCTATCCGTGTGCATCCGTGTGCATCCGTGGTTAAATTTCAAATCTGTTCGGCTAGAATTTTATGACGTGGATTTGGGTGGCGTGGTTTCGGGTTCAATCGCGCGACTTCCCCAACAAAAAACCCCTTCCGATTCTCTCGGAAGGGGTCCACTTGTATGAAGTTGTTCCTTAGAACTTGTAGATGATGTTTGCGGCCAGCGTAAACGCGTTCTTTTGGTTGCCAGCGCCTCGGCCGTAGAGTTTGTCCCCGGTCAGGCTGTGGTCCCAACGGAATTCCGCCCGGCTGATCACATTATCCCAGAGCGAGTAATCCAACGTGACCGTGTTGCTGATGATCTCGGGCTGCCGGTCGCTGCCGGCGCCTCCGAGGTTCAATCCCAGCGTGCCATCGGAGCCGGAGACGTAATCGAAGCGATCGTTAAGTTTCAGTTTCTCCGTCGCTTGATACGACACATATCCGGCGATTGCAGAGGCCCAATTGCTGTTGTTGCCCGCTGCCGGAGTCACACCGTTAACGCCGTCGAACCGGTAATCCCACGCGGCGCCGATCGACAAG includes these proteins:
- a CDS encoding terpene cyclase/mutase family protein, whose product is MEVERMYVKGMQYLARSQNTEGHWPDRSYGSEPAVVGLAVLSMLAHGDDPNFGPYQSSIGRGLDFILKQMNQQTGYIGRSMYNHGFACLALAEAYGAVDDPRLGPALEKAVSLILNSQAKNPFGAWRYSPESTDADTTVSGAQMVALFAARNAGINVPEAAIKKGLSFFSNCQTSDGGYGYTAGTSANAARTAIGCVILALAKDKNSKAFQAASNFLKNAPLESSYYHYYLYYASQAFFHISPEQWQTWNRRNIKTLASTQNPDGSWDGQFGPTFATSASLLSLALNYRFLPIYER